Proteins encoded by one window of Chryseobacterium sp. POL2:
- a CDS encoding LemA family protein, producing MKGKGCLVLVIALVVIAGIALMWGIGVRNNFVTQKNGVESKWSNVETVYQKRANLIPNLERTVKSYAKFEQETLTQVVEARAKATSVNIDPTNMTEADMAKFQAAQGQLSSALGRLMMVVEKYPDLKADQQYTNFQREYVAIENSIRTETVYYNDAAKDYNIAIQKFPNNIVANFTNFKEKPYFKADTGAEKAPEVFK from the coding sequence ATGAAAGGAAAAGGCTGTCTAGTCCTAGTAATTGCCCTAGTTGTTATTGCAGGTATTGCATTGATGTGGGGTATTGGTGTTCGTAATAATTTTGTAACTCAGAAAAATGGCGTAGAATCAAAATGGTCAAACGTTGAAACGGTTTATCAAAAAAGAGCGAACCTTATCCCGAACCTTGAAAGAACTGTGAAATCTTATGCTAAATTTGAGCAAGAAACTTTAACGCAAGTTGTTGAAGCAAGAGCTAAAGCAACGTCTGTTAATATTGATCCTACCAATATGACCGAAGCGGATATGGCAAAATTCCAAGCGGCACAAGGTCAATTGTCTAGCGCATTAGGAAGATTAATGATGGTTGTGGAAAAATATCCTGACTTGAAAGCAGATCAACAATACACCAACTTCCAAAGAGAATACGTAGCGATAGAAAACAGCATTCGTACAGAAACGGTGTACTACAACGATGCAGCTAAAGATTACAATATTGCTATCCAAAAGTTCCCGAATAATATTGTAGCTAATTTTACAAACTTTAAAGAAAAACCTTACTTCAAAGCTGACACAGGCGCAGAAAAAGCACCAGAAGTTTTTAAATAA
- a CDS encoding TPM domain-containing protein, with the protein MYTSFLTNKEVASLVDAIQQAESMTSGEIRVHIDSTTIDNNAKVAWQVFKSLNMNQTKERNAVLFHINFEQKYLTIIGDEGIHKKVHQDFWDQLHDEITTAFASSKYHKGIHDAILKTGQELKKYFPTSENNTNELSNEISFS; encoded by the coding sequence ATGTACACATCTTTTTTGACAAATAAAGAAGTTGCATCCTTGGTAGATGCTATACAACAAGCCGAGTCTATGACTTCGGGCGAGATTCGTGTGCATATTGATTCTACCACAATTGACAATAATGCGAAAGTGGCTTGGCAAGTTTTCAAGTCACTTAATATGAATCAAACCAAAGAGCGAAATGCCGTGTTGTTTCATATTAATTTTGAACAAAAATATCTCACAATAATCGGTGACGAAGGTATTCACAAAAAAGTTCATCAAGACTTTTGGGATCAACTGCACGATGAGATTACCACAGCATTTGCGAGTTCAAAATATCATAAAGGCATTCACGATGCAATTCTTAAAACTGGTCAAGAACTTAAAAAATATTTTCCAACCAGCGAAAATAATACGAATGAATTATCCAATGAGATTAGCTTCTCGTAG
- a CDS encoding TPM domain-containing protein, translated as MRLASRSSLFLILLLSFFGGLMAQDIPEKPKVLYPVYDQANLLTQKEQDLLNQKLIKFADSTSTEIEVIILPTTGGQDINFLATMYGQKWEIGQKGVDNGVVFMIATEDRKFAIQQGRAVEQYLTASVAGQILDYLVTPAFRKGEWYKGIDSGTSAIMEAVQGKFKPATKKKTPENSINIGSIIFIIVLIIIFISIINGNGGGNGGNYDDDDDVILSRGGSRRYRGGFFPFPGSFGGGGFGGGSSGGGFGGFGGGGSFGGGGASGGW; from the coding sequence ATGAGATTAGCTTCTCGTAGCAGTCTTTTCTTGATTTTGTTGCTGAGCTTCTTCGGAGGTTTGATGGCACAAGATATTCCAGAAAAGCCCAAAGTCCTTTATCCAGTTTATGACCAGGCAAATCTTTTGACGCAGAAAGAACAAGATTTGCTGAATCAAAAATTAATCAAATTTGCAGATTCTACATCTACAGAAATAGAAGTTATTATCCTTCCGACAACTGGCGGACAAGACATCAACTTCTTGGCAACAATGTATGGTCAAAAATGGGAAATTGGTCAAAAAGGTGTTGACAATGGCGTTGTTTTTATGATTGCAACGGAAGATCGAAAGTTTGCTATTCAGCAAGGTCGCGCAGTCGAGCAATATTTGACTGCGTCTGTAGCAGGACAAATTCTAGATTATTTGGTAACGCCAGCCTTCCGAAAAGGAGAGTGGTACAAAGGTATAGATAGTGGAACTTCCGCAATAATGGAAGCTGTGCAAGGAAAGTTTAAACCAGCAACCAAAAAGAAAACACCAGAAAATAGTATCAACATTGGAAGTATTATTTTTATTATCGTCTTGATTATTATTTTCATTTCTATCATTAACGGTAATGGAGGTGGTAATGGCGGCAACTATGACGATGATGACGATGTTATCTTGTCAAGAGGTGGAAGTCGCAGATACCGCGGCGGATTCTTCCCATTCCCAGGTAGTTTCGGCGGTGGAGGCTTTGGCGGTGGATCTTCTGGTGGCGGCTTTGGTGGTTTTGGCGGCGGCGGTAGCTTTGGCGGTGGCGGTGCCAGCGGCGGTTGGTAA
- a CDS encoding M3 family metallopeptidase: protein MKNNPFMTKSKLQYEAPEFDKIKDSDFKPAFDYGLKQQEQEINMIANVRSVPTFENTILAIEKSGEVLKRAQIVFYNLTSANTNPTLQALEEEYAPIFAAHSDKIFLNEFLYNKVKSIKEDGLDSESKKLLQYYKQNFEIAGANLSAEKKEELKQVNQDLASLSTQYSNKLLEARKQGGVLISDVKELDGLSADDIAAAAADAKAAGQDGKYLLALQNTTQQPMLQNLKNRATREKLFKASWQRAEKGDANDTRATIEKLAKLRLKKAQILGKHNFAEWKLQDQMAKTPDAAKQLMDQLAKPAVETAKREAKDIQNLIDQQKGGFKLEPWDWNFYAEQVRKAKFDLDENEIKPYFELTTVLEKGVFYAAEKFYGITFKKRTDLPVYHPDVVTYAVFDHDGKSLAIYYLDFYTRDSKSGGAWMSNFVEQSHMMGTKPVIVNCYNYQKPAPGKASLISYDDVTTMFHEFGHSIHGIFADQKYTSLSGTNVPRDFVEFPSQINEHWALDPVVLKNYAIHYETKQPIPQALVDKIKRAATFNQGYMTTELVSAAILDMDWHTVTKDADFKPVLDFEKASLLQHGFTLGTVPPRYHTPYFAHIWGGGYSAGYYAYIWSETLDADAWEWIRDNGGLTRENGDRFRKYILSVGNSVDLNKAFKDFTGRNPDIKPLLRNRGFIK, encoded by the coding sequence ATGAAAAATAATCCTTTCATGACCAAAAGTAAGCTTCAATATGAAGCGCCAGAATTTGATAAAATTAAAGATTCGGATTTCAAACCTGCTTTTGATTATGGATTGAAACAACAAGAACAAGAAATCAATATGATTGCTAACGTTCGATCTGTACCAACTTTTGAAAATACAATTCTCGCTATTGAGAAAAGTGGGGAAGTCTTAAAACGTGCGCAGATTGTGTTTTACAATTTGACAAGTGCCAATACCAATCCAACTTTACAAGCTTTGGAGGAAGAATATGCACCCATTTTTGCAGCACATTCGGACAAAATATTTCTTAACGAGTTTCTTTATAATAAAGTAAAATCTATAAAAGAAGATGGTCTAGATTCAGAAAGTAAAAAGCTCCTTCAATATTATAAACAAAATTTTGAAATCGCTGGCGCTAATCTTTCAGCTGAAAAGAAAGAAGAATTAAAACAAGTTAACCAAGATTTGGCATCTTTATCAACACAGTATTCTAACAAGTTGTTGGAAGCAAGAAAACAAGGTGGTGTTTTAATTTCTGATGTTAAAGAGTTGGATGGCCTTTCTGCCGACGACATTGCCGCCGCCGCTGCCGATGCAAAAGCCGCGGGGCAAGACGGTAAATATCTTTTGGCGCTTCAGAATACCACGCAGCAACCAATGCTTCAGAATCTTAAAAATCGTGCAACTAGAGAAAAACTGTTTAAAGCATCTTGGCAAAGAGCAGAAAAAGGTGATGCTAACGATACACGTGCCACCATCGAAAAATTAGCGAAACTAAGACTTAAAAAAGCACAAATCCTTGGTAAGCACAATTTTGCTGAATGGAAGCTACAAGACCAAATGGCAAAAACACCAGATGCTGCTAAACAATTGATGGATCAGTTGGCAAAACCTGCTGTGGAAACTGCAAAACGCGAAGCCAAAGATATTCAGAATTTGATAGATCAACAAAAGGGCGGTTTCAAACTTGAGCCTTGGGACTGGAATTTTTATGCAGAACAAGTGCGAAAAGCAAAATTCGATCTTGATGAAAATGAAATAAAACCTTATTTTGAACTTACAACAGTTTTGGAAAAAGGTGTTTTTTATGCAGCTGAAAAATTCTATGGTATCACTTTTAAGAAAAGAACCGATTTGCCAGTTTATCATCCAGATGTTGTGACTTACGCAGTCTTTGACCATGATGGTAAATCTCTAGCTATTTATTATTTGGATTTCTATACTAGAGATTCTAAAAGTGGTGGCGCATGGATGAGCAATTTTGTAGAGCAATCGCACATGATGGGTACCAAACCTGTCATTGTAAATTGTTATAACTATCAAAAACCTGCTCCAGGAAAAGCATCACTTATTAGTTATGATGATGTTACGACGATGTTCCATGAGTTTGGACATTCTATTCATGGGATATTTGCAGATCAAAAATACACCTCTTTATCAGGGACCAATGTTCCAAGAGATTTTGTAGAATTTCCATCTCAGATTAATGAGCATTGGGCATTGGATCCTGTAGTTTTGAAAAATTATGCAATTCATTATGAAACCAAGCAGCCAATACCGCAAGCGTTGGTGGATAAGATAAAAAGGGCAGCGACTTTTAACCAAGGTTATATGACCACAGAATTGGTGTCTGCAGCGATTTTGGATATGGATTGGCATACGGTAACGAAAGATGCGGATTTTAAACCAGTATTGGATTTTGAAAAAGCGTCTTTGTTGCAACATGGCTTCACTTTGGGAACTGTTCCGCCACGATATCATACGCCTTATTTTGCACACATTTGGGGTGGCGGCTATTCGGCGGGTTATTACGCTTATATTTGGTCGGAGACTTTAGATGCTGATGCTTGGGAATGGATTCGTGATAATGGCGGATTAACTAGGGAAAACGGGGATAGATTCCGTAAGTATATTTTGTCCGTTGGTAATTCGGTGGATCTTAATAAAGCTTTCAAAGATTTTACAGGCCGTAATCCCGACATCAAACCATTGTTAAGAAACAGAGGTTTTATTAAATAA
- a CDS encoding NAD(P)H-dependent oxidoreductase, with amino-acid sequence MKKTLVLFAHPYFEHSTTNVELIKAYKDNPDIEFRDLYEDYPDFHIQPFRERKRIVNYERIVFHFPLLWFGMPPLLKLWIDEVLDMKWINHQDHNPLSNMEAIIVVSVGGKEESYTDKGLYRTQLSNLTLGLKLCIETNNMILKDELFIYQADDIKIFEIKPFTELLKKMLTD; translated from the coding sequence TTGAAAAAAACATTGGTGCTTTTTGCACATCCTTATTTTGAACATTCTACAACCAATGTGGAACTTATAAAAGCCTATAAGGACAATCCGGATATTGAGTTCAGAGATCTATACGAAGATTATCCCGACTTTCATATTCAGCCATTTCGAGAGAGAAAAAGAATTGTTAATTACGAAAGAATTGTTTTTCATTTTCCCTTGCTTTGGTTTGGGATGCCGCCTTTGTTAAAACTTTGGATTGATGAGGTTTTGGATATGAAATGGATAAACCATCAGGATCACAACCCACTTTCAAATATGGAAGCGATTATCGTGGTGAGCGTTGGTGGAAAAGAAGAAAGCTATACCGATAAAGGTCTTTATCGTACCCAATTGTCCAATCTTACTTTGGGCTTGAAATTATGTATCGAAACCAATAATATGATTCTAAAAGATGAACTTTTCATCTACCAAGCCGACGATATTAAAATTTTTGAAATAAAACCTTTCACCGAATTATTAAAAAAAATGCTTACTGATTAA
- a CDS encoding monovalent cation:proton antiporter-2 (CPA2) family protein, giving the protein MESSIAMTALIFLGAAIVMVPIVKRLGLSSVIGYIVGGIIIGPFVLKLTGNEAGNVMHATEFGVIMMLFLVGLELDPKKLWAIRKRILGLGLSQLLITIIALFAVFYFAGWRTNKAFVIAMCFALSSTAIVLQTLKEKNLFRTASGEASFSILLFQDIAVIPILALLPIISPLDTDNSHEKILLQYLPDWLQPFSLLVGMVALVLLGKYVFVPFLRFVSKSGMNELLTASSLFLVIGVSELMISVGLSPALGAFIAGVMLANSEFRHELESQIDPFKGLLLAVFFVSVGSTINFTIIKNDPVFIFTTAFGVLAVKALILFGIAKYYKMNNNQSFFIAFALSQVGEFAFVLVNFSTSLYLIDKQTNAEMLAVVAITMCVTPFLLMFKEGFLDDKFNEEKPGALPLEPITQRKIIIVGFGFFGSTVGRLLRANGVRSTVLDSDPERIALLRSNGFNVYFGDATKHSLLRAAGIEDASILIICLDDPEKNKLIVEYVHENFPKVKIFVRAKNRLDAYDFINNGVENIYRETLGTAVDLAVDVLRATGMRSYTARRMGKRFMLIDKASTKKLAKQQVSDLVTFGLRDSYEREAELLAYDSITFDENFWSEDDDDDKMEEEKS; this is encoded by the coding sequence ATGGAAAGTTCAATTGCAATGACCGCACTCATCTTTTTAGGCGCTGCCATCGTGATGGTTCCTATCGTCAAGCGCCTGGGACTTAGTTCCGTTATAGGCTACATTGTTGGCGGGATTATCATAGGTCCTTTTGTTTTAAAACTCACAGGAAATGAAGCTGGCAATGTCATGCATGCGACAGAATTTGGAGTGATTATGATGTTGTTTTTAGTCGGTTTAGAGTTGGATCCCAAGAAGCTTTGGGCCATTCGGAAAAGGATTTTAGGATTAGGACTTAGCCAATTGCTTATTACAATTATAGCATTATTCGCAGTTTTTTATTTTGCAGGATGGCGCACCAATAAGGCTTTTGTCATCGCCATGTGTTTTGCATTATCATCGACAGCTATTGTTTTGCAAACTTTGAAAGAAAAAAATCTTTTTCGAACAGCAAGTGGCGAGGCGTCCTTTTCGATACTGCTTTTTCAAGATATTGCAGTAATTCCGATTTTGGCATTATTGCCTATTATTTCACCATTGGATACGGATAATTCGCACGAAAAGATTTTGTTACAATATTTGCCAGATTGGCTGCAGCCTTTTTCACTATTGGTTGGGATGGTAGCTTTGGTCTTATTAGGAAAATATGTATTCGTACCGTTTCTAAGATTCGTTTCAAAATCTGGTATGAACGAACTTCTAACAGCTTCTTCGTTGTTCTTGGTTATTGGTGTTTCAGAATTAATGATTTCCGTAGGTCTTAGTCCAGCTTTAGGCGCTTTTATTGCTGGCGTTATGCTTGCCAACAGCGAGTTTCGCCATGAGTTGGAAAGCCAAATAGATCCTTTTAAAGGACTTTTGTTAGCAGTTTTCTTTGTAAGTGTGGGCTCGACAATTAATTTTACAATTATTAAAAACGATCCTGTTTTTATTTTTACAACTGCGTTTGGGGTTTTGGCTGTTAAAGCTTTGATTCTCTTTGGAATAGCCAAATATTATAAAATGAATAATAACCAAAGCTTTTTCATTGCTTTTGCATTATCGCAAGTTGGTGAATTTGCTTTTGTGTTGGTGAATTTCTCAACCAGTTTATACCTTATCGATAAGCAAACAAATGCTGAGATGTTAGCAGTTGTTGCCATTACAATGTGTGTGACACCATTCTTGCTAATGTTTAAAGAAGGTTTTTTGGATGATAAATTTAATGAAGAAAAACCTGGGGCTTTACCATTAGAACCGATTACCCAACGGAAAATTATTATTGTAGGCTTTGGTTTTTTTGGAAGTACCGTAGGCCGACTTTTAAGAGCTAATGGCGTGAGGTCAACAGTTTTGGATAGCGATCCGGAGCGAATAGCTTTATTGAGATCCAACGGTTTTAATGTCTATTTTGGTGATGCAACCAAACATTCTTTGCTTCGTGCTGCGGGTATTGAAGATGCATCGATTCTTATTATTTGTTTGGACGATCCAGAAAAAAATAAATTGATTGTCGAATATGTTCATGAAAACTTTCCGAAAGTTAAAATCTTTGTAAGAGCCAAAAACAGACTAGACGCCTACGATTTTATCAACAATGGCGTGGAAAATATCTACCGCGAAACTTTAGGGACAGCTGTAGATTTGGCGGTCGATGTTTTACGGGCAACAGGCATGCGAAGCTACACCGCAAGACGCATGGGGAAACGATTTATGCTAATTGACAAAGCTTCGACAAAAAAATTAGCCAAACAGCAAGTTAGCGATTTAGTCACTTTTGGACTTCGGGATTCTTACGAACGCGAAGCAGAATTGTTGGCTTACGATAGCATTACGTTTGATGAAAATTTTTGGAGCGAAGACGATGATGATGACAAAATGGAAGAAGAAAAAAGTTAA